In the genome of Denticeps clupeoides chromosome 13, fDenClu1.1, whole genome shotgun sequence, one region contains:
- the LOC114802706 gene encoding uncharacterized protein LOC114802706 isoform X6, whose amino-acid sequence MPYSSLVIAWLRVLPLLLFQLCARCGKLEMISVWLLVLKLLRATTGLRRVNENEEDEGSSSPLVQKPAEQDNLSKSVTMETNSLAERPNIIDCKMGAEEPEIGKTQLEEEDTQAEEGEPDVVPGCSHTQVEEEEPDVVPGCSNTQVEEEEPDVVPGCSLTQVEEEEPDVVPGCSNTQVEEEEPDVVPGCSNTQEDDVVVPECLEIQVEEEEPDVVPGCSLTQEDDVVVPECLETQVEEEEPDVVPGCSNTQVEEEEPDVVPGCSNTQEDDVVVPECLEIQVEEEEPDVVPGCSLTQEDDVVVPECLETQVEEEEPDVVPGCSLTQADDVVVPECLETQVEEEEPDVVPGCSLTQEDDVVVPECLETQVEDVAPECSQTQWEEEEPDVFPKCSETLTEEDGSDVFPKCSQKHCNEEEPVVFPECSTECTGMAEGIKIFADEQTVQRSEHVCYEGRLGSNHVENRLDQEAEGPLTSNVPDIRKREQDTQDDNLAQNNTPYDDIKGDAIEENLILLQEEQPTGEVVEPCQDFEQDDLSDCLQVEMAIVSSDSDPDEQWRSNVCLNDQKLRLHLQDPVKREITVEEKKSPEPGCGAENKTDGPDVLSCPSKRQESVAKVSENEVELSQTLNVSLSPSPSTSSEVEKKLPEDYCVIQPMNSELVSTEHVDFKLARKQWLKMEEQTKGQVHQPSVHQGTYQGGHSFMYRPVRSIERSKKDPDAESLAVGDYQHTQFSPCSEDSGLDDTSYKSAYDDSETPIEREIRQAMEREENLRRERGILKPSIHKTTLLQPSKFEKTLCREVEEKRRMFDTHEDRRRSPKSPGTKTPTFSVSASASPKGPTYHEMTANNVIILEPDSYPASPRHRTRGPLLSPGTGRFSEWPPETANVIILETSNLIIRSASEFCLSSACRETQESTFQNNPFFKLRSHSTHSLVDQEIKLVRERDEELRRQRAQLYSREKYDTVLVSPNLMENLNFDRAGEVPVKCKSSPSSPSKNRRMDRATLSCDNKFPVTLCAGKRRQNARAQRWEAGLFANHEPE is encoded by the exons ATGCCTTATTCCAGCCTCGTAATCGCCTGGCTCCGCGTCCTGCCCCTGCTTTTATTCCAATTATGTGCGCGCTGTGGTAAGTTGGAGATGATCTCCGTCTGGCTGCTCGTGTTGAAGCTGCTG AGAGCAACAACAGGCTTAAGAAGAGTTAATGAGAATGAAGAAGATGAAGGTAGCAGCAGCCCACTAGTTCAGAAACCAGCAGAGCAAGATAACCTTTCCAAGtcagtcaccatggagaccaACTCACTTGCAGAAAGGCCCAACATAATCGACTGCAAAATGGGAGCAGAGGAACCAGAAATTGGTAAAACACAACTCGAAGAGGAGGACACACAGGCAGAAGAGGGGGAACCAGATGTTGTCCCTGGGTGTTCCCACACACAGGTagaagaggaggagccagaTGTTGTCCCTGGGTGTTCAAACACACAGGTagaagaggaggagccagaTGTTGTCCCTGG GTGTTCCCTCACACAGGTagaagaggaggagccagaTGTTGTCCCTGGGTGTTCAAACACACAGGTagaagaggaggagccagaTGTTGTCCCTGGGTGTTCAAACACACAGGAAGATGATGTTGTTGTTCCTGAGTGCCTGGAAATTcaggtggaagaggaggagccagaTGTTGTGCCTGGGTGTTCCCTCACACAGGAAGATGATGTTGTTGTTCCTGAGTGCCTGGAAACTcaggtggaagaggaggagccagaTGTTGTCCCTGGGTGTTCAAACACACAGGTagaagaggaggagccagaTGTTGTCCCTGGGTGTTCAAACACACAGGAAGATGATGTTGTTGTTCCTGAGTGCCTGGAAATTcaggtggaagaggaggagccagaTGTTGTGCCTGGGTGTTCCCTCACACAGGAAGATGATGTTGTTGTTCCTGAGTGCCTGGAAACTcaggtggaagaggaggagccagaTGTTGTGCCTGGGTGTTCCCTCACACAGGCAGATGATGTTGTTGTTCCTGAGTGCCTGGAAACTcaggtggaagaggaggagccagaTGTTGTGCCTGGGTGTTCCCTCACACAGGAAGATGATGTTGTTGTTCCTGAGTGCCTGGAAACTCAGGTGGAAGATGTTGCTCCTGAGTGTTCCCAAACACAATGGGAGGAGGAAGAACCAGATGTTTTTCCTAAATGTTCTGAAACACTCACAGAAGAGGATGGATCAGATGTGTTTCCTAAATGTTCCCAAAAACATTGTAATGAGGAGGAACCAGTTGTTTTTCCAGAATGTTCCACTGAATGCACAGGGATGGCAGAAGGCATAAAAATATTTGCTGATGAGCAAACTGTTCAGAGGTCTGAACATGTTTGTTATGAAGGAAGACTGGGTAGTAATCATGTGGAGAATAGGCTGGACCAGGAGGCTGAAGGACCCTTGACTTCAAATGTTCCTGACATCAGGAAAAGGGAACAAGACACTCAGGATGATAATCTGGCACAGAATAATACTCCCTACGATGACATCAAGGGTGATGCTATTGAGGAAAACCTGATATTACTACAAGAAGAACAACCTACTGGGGAGGTGGTAGAACCCTGTCAGGACTTTGAACAAGATGACTTGAGTGACTGCCTGCAGGTAGAGATGGCCATAGTCTCCTCGGACAGCGACCCTGATGAGCAGTGGAGGTCAAATGTATGTTTGAATGACCAGAAGCTCCGCCTACATCTGCAGGACCCTGTTAAAAGGGAAATAACAGtagaggagaaaaaaagtccTGAGCCAGGATGTGGAGCAGAAAACAAAACGGATGGCCCTGATGTCCTGAGTTGTCCCAGCAAGAGACAGGAGAGTGTAGCTAAGGTCAGTGAAAACGAGGTAGAGCTCAGCCAGACCTTGAATGTCAGTTTATCTCCTTCGCCATCCACAAGCTCCGAGGTTGAGAAGAAGCTGCCAGAAGACTACTGTGTGATCCAGCCGATGAATAGTGAGCTTGTCAGCACCGAGCATGTTGACTTCAAGTTGGCGCGTAAGCAGTGGCTAAAAATGGAGGAACAGACCAAGGGGCAAGTCCACCAGCCCAGTGTCCATCAGGGCACCTATCAGGGAGGCCACAGCTTTATGTACAGACCTGTGCGGAGCATAGAGCGTTCCAAGAAGGACCCAGATGCTGAGAGTTTGGCTGTAGGAGACTATCAGCACACTCAGTTCAGCCCGTGCTCAGAGGACTCTGGTCTGGATGACACAAGCTACAAGTCCGCCTATGACGACTCAGAGACTCCTATTGAGAGGGAGATACGCCAAGCCATGGAACGTGAGGAGAACCTCAGACGGGAGAGGGGAATCTTAAAACCATCCATTCACAAGACAACCTTGCTACAGCCAAGCAAGTTTGAAAAAACACTATGCAGAGAGGTTGAGGAGAAACGGAGGATGTTTGACACACATGAAGACAGACGAAGATCCCCCAAGTCCCCAGGAACGAAGACTCCAACTTTTTCAGTCTCAGCTTCAGCCTCTCCAAAGGGTCCGACGTACCATGAAATGACAGCCAATAATGTCATCATCCTGGAGCCGGACTCCTACCCGGCCAGCCCAAGGCATCGGACCAGAGGGCCTCTGCTTTCCCCAGGGACAGGCAGGTTTAGCGAGTGGCCACCAGAGACGGCTAACGTCATCATCCTTGAGACGTCCAACCTGATCATCCGCAGCGCCTCTGAGTTCTGCCTGAGCTCTGCTTGTCGGGAGACCCAGGAGAGCACGTTCCAGAACAATCCATTCTTCAAGCTGCGTTCCCACAGCACACATTCGCTGGTGGACCAGGAGATCAAGCttgtcagagagagagatgaggagTTGAGAAGGCAGCGGGCTCAGCTCTACTCCAGGGAGAAGTATGACACTGTCCTGGTGTCTCCAAACCTCATGGAGAATCTAAACTTTGACAGAGCAG GAGAAGTACCAGTAAAATGTAAGTCTTCTCCGTCATCTCCCTCAAAAAACCGCAGGATGGACCGCGCCACCTTATCCTGTGATAACAAG TTTCCAGTGACTCTTTGTGCCGGGAAACGTCGACAAAATGCAAGGGCCCAGAGGTGGGAGGCGGGGCTTTTTGCCAATCATGAGCCAGAGTGA
- the LOC114802706 gene encoding uncharacterized protein LOC114802706 isoform X1 encodes MPYSSLVIAWLRVLPLLLFQLCARCGKLEMISVWLLVLKLLRATTGLRRVNENEEDEGSSSPLVQKPAEQDNLSKSVTMETNSLAERPNIIDCKMGAEEPEIGKTQLEEEDTQAEEGEPDVVPGCSHTQVEEEEPDVVPGCSNTQVEEEEPDVVPGCSNTQEDDVVVPECLEIQVEEEEPDVVPGCSLTQVEEEEPDVVPGCSNTQVEEEEPDVVPGCSNTQEDDVVVPECLEIQVEEEEPDVVPGCSLTQEDDVVVPECLETQVEEEEPDVVPGCSNTQVEEEEPDVVPGCSNTQEDDVVVPECLEIQVEEEEPDVVPGCSLTQEDDVVVPECLETQVEEEEPDVVPGCSLTQADDVVVPECLETQVEEEEPDVVPGCSLTQEDDVVVPECLETQVEDVAPECSQTQWEEEEPDVFPKCSETLTEEDGSDVFPKCSQKHCNEEEPVVFPECSTECTGMAEGIKIFADEQTVQRSEHVCYEGRLGSNHVENRLDQEAEGPLTSNVPDIRKREQDTQDDNLAQNNTPYDDIKGDAIEENLILLQEEQPTGEVVEPCQDFEQDDLSDCLQVEMAIVSSDSDPDEQWRSNVCLNDQKLRLHLQDPVKREITVEEKKSPEPGCGAENKTDGPDVLSCPSKRQESVAKVSENEVELSQTLNVSLSPSPSTSSEVEKKLPEDYCVIQPMNSELVSTEHVDFKLARKQWLKMEEQTKGQVHQPSVHQGTYQGGHSFMYRPVRSIERSKKDPDAESLAVGDYQHTQFSPCSEDSGLDDTSYKSAYDDSETPIEREIRQAMEREENLRRERGILKPSIHKTTLLQPSKFEKTLCREVEEKRRMFDTHEDRRRSPKSPGTKTPTFSVSASASPKGPTYHEMTANNVIILEPDSYPASPRHRTRGPLLSPGTGRFSEWPPETANVIILETSNLIIRSASEFCLSSACRETQESTFQNNPFFKLRSHSTHSLVDQEIKLVRERDEELRRQRAQLYSREKYDTVLVSPNLMENLNFDRAGEVPVKCKSSPSSPSKNRRMDRATLSCDNKFPVTLCAGKRRQNARAQRWEAGLFANHEPE; translated from the exons ATGCCTTATTCCAGCCTCGTAATCGCCTGGCTCCGCGTCCTGCCCCTGCTTTTATTCCAATTATGTGCGCGCTGTGGTAAGTTGGAGATGATCTCCGTCTGGCTGCTCGTGTTGAAGCTGCTG AGAGCAACAACAGGCTTAAGAAGAGTTAATGAGAATGAAGAAGATGAAGGTAGCAGCAGCCCACTAGTTCAGAAACCAGCAGAGCAAGATAACCTTTCCAAGtcagtcaccatggagaccaACTCACTTGCAGAAAGGCCCAACATAATCGACTGCAAAATGGGAGCAGAGGAACCAGAAATTGGTAAAACACAACTCGAAGAGGAGGACACACAGGCAGAAGAGGGGGAACCAGATGTTGTCCCTGGGTGTTCCCACACACAGGTagaagaggaggagccagaTGTTGTCCCTGGGTGTTCAAACACACAGGTagaagaggaggagccagaTGTTGTCCCTGGGTGTTCAAACACACAGGAAGATGATGTTGTTGTTCCTGAGTGCCTGGAAATTcaggtggaagaggaggagccagaTGTTGTGCCTGGGTGTTCCCTCACACAGGTagaagaggaggagccagaTGTTGTCCCTGGGTGTTCAAACACACAGGTagaagaggaggagccagaTGTTGTCCCTGGGTGTTCAAACACACAGGAAGATGATGTTGTTGTTCCTGAGTGCCTGGAAATTcaggtggaagaggaggagccagaTGTTGTGCCTGGGTGTTCCCTCACACAGGAAGATGATGTTGTTGTTCCTGAGTGCCTGGAAACTcaggtggaagaggaggagccagaTGTTGTCCCTGGGTGTTCAAACACACAGGTagaagaggaggagccagaTGTTGTCCCTGGGTGTTCAAACACACAGGAAGATGATGTTGTTGTTCCTGAGTGCCTGGAAATTcaggtggaagaggaggagccagaTGTTGTGCCTGGGTGTTCCCTCACACAGGAAGATGATGTTGTTGTTCCTGAGTGCCTGGAAACTcaggtggaagaggaggagccagaTGTTGTGCCTGGGTGTTCCCTCACACAGGCAGATGATGTTGTTGTTCCTGAGTGCCTGGAAACTcaggtggaagaggaggagccagaTGTTGTGCCTGGGTGTTCCCTCACACAGGAAGATGATGTTGTTGTTCCTGAGTGCCTGGAAACTCAGGTGGAAGATGTTGCTCCTGAGTGTTCCCAAACACAATGGGAGGAGGAAGAACCAGATGTTTTTCCTAAATGTTCTGAAACACTCACAGAAGAGGATGGATCAGATGTGTTTCCTAAATGTTCCCAAAAACATTGTAATGAGGAGGAACCAGTTGTTTTTCCAGAATGTTCCACTGAATGCACAGGGATGGCAGAAGGCATAAAAATATTTGCTGATGAGCAAACTGTTCAGAGGTCTGAACATGTTTGTTATGAAGGAAGACTGGGTAGTAATCATGTGGAGAATAGGCTGGACCAGGAGGCTGAAGGACCCTTGACTTCAAATGTTCCTGACATCAGGAAAAGGGAACAAGACACTCAGGATGATAATCTGGCACAGAATAATACTCCCTACGATGACATCAAGGGTGATGCTATTGAGGAAAACCTGATATTACTACAAGAAGAACAACCTACTGGGGAGGTGGTAGAACCCTGTCAGGACTTTGAACAAGATGACTTGAGTGACTGCCTGCAGGTAGAGATGGCCATAGTCTCCTCGGACAGCGACCCTGATGAGCAGTGGAGGTCAAATGTATGTTTGAATGACCAGAAGCTCCGCCTACATCTGCAGGACCCTGTTAAAAGGGAAATAACAGtagaggagaaaaaaagtccTGAGCCAGGATGTGGAGCAGAAAACAAAACGGATGGCCCTGATGTCCTGAGTTGTCCCAGCAAGAGACAGGAGAGTGTAGCTAAGGTCAGTGAAAACGAGGTAGAGCTCAGCCAGACCTTGAATGTCAGTTTATCTCCTTCGCCATCCACAAGCTCCGAGGTTGAGAAGAAGCTGCCAGAAGACTACTGTGTGATCCAGCCGATGAATAGTGAGCTTGTCAGCACCGAGCATGTTGACTTCAAGTTGGCGCGTAAGCAGTGGCTAAAAATGGAGGAACAGACCAAGGGGCAAGTCCACCAGCCCAGTGTCCATCAGGGCACCTATCAGGGAGGCCACAGCTTTATGTACAGACCTGTGCGGAGCATAGAGCGTTCCAAGAAGGACCCAGATGCTGAGAGTTTGGCTGTAGGAGACTATCAGCACACTCAGTTCAGCCCGTGCTCAGAGGACTCTGGTCTGGATGACACAAGCTACAAGTCCGCCTATGACGACTCAGAGACTCCTATTGAGAGGGAGATACGCCAAGCCATGGAACGTGAGGAGAACCTCAGACGGGAGAGGGGAATCTTAAAACCATCCATTCACAAGACAACCTTGCTACAGCCAAGCAAGTTTGAAAAAACACTATGCAGAGAGGTTGAGGAGAAACGGAGGATGTTTGACACACATGAAGACAGACGAAGATCCCCCAAGTCCCCAGGAACGAAGACTCCAACTTTTTCAGTCTCAGCTTCAGCCTCTCCAAAGGGTCCGACGTACCATGAAATGACAGCCAATAATGTCATCATCCTGGAGCCGGACTCCTACCCGGCCAGCCCAAGGCATCGGACCAGAGGGCCTCTGCTTTCCCCAGGGACAGGCAGGTTTAGCGAGTGGCCACCAGAGACGGCTAACGTCATCATCCTTGAGACGTCCAACCTGATCATCCGCAGCGCCTCTGAGTTCTGCCTGAGCTCTGCTTGTCGGGAGACCCAGGAGAGCACGTTCCAGAACAATCCATTCTTCAAGCTGCGTTCCCACAGCACACATTCGCTGGTGGACCAGGAGATCAAGCttgtcagagagagagatgaggagTTGAGAAGGCAGCGGGCTCAGCTCTACTCCAGGGAGAAGTATGACACTGTCCTGGTGTCTCCAAACCTCATGGAGAATCTAAACTTTGACAGAGCAG GAGAAGTACCAGTAAAATGTAAGTCTTCTCCGTCATCTCCCTCAAAAAACCGCAGGATGGACCGCGCCACCTTATCCTGTGATAACAAG TTTCCAGTGACTCTTTGTGCCGGGAAACGTCGACAAAATGCAAGGGCCCAGAGGTGGGAGGCGGGGCTTTTTGCCAATCATGAGCCAGAGTGA
- the LOC114802706 gene encoding uncharacterized protein LOC114802706 isoform X2: MPYSSLVIAWLRVLPLLLFQLCARCGKLEMISVWLLVLKLLRATTGLRRVNENEEDEGSSSPLVQKPAEQDNLSKSVTMETNSLAERPNIIDCKMGAEEPEIGKTQLEEEDTQAEEGEPDVVPGCSHTQVEEEEPDVVPGCSNTQVEEEEPDVVPGCSNTQEDDVVVPECLEIQVEEEEPDVVPGCSLTQVEEEEPDVVPGCSNTQVEEEEPDVVPGCSNTQEDDVVVPECLEIQVEEEEPDVVPGCSLTQEDDVVVPECLETQVEEEEPDVVPGCSNTQVEEEEPDVVPGCSNTQVEEEEPDVVPGCSLTQEDDVVVPECLETQVEEEEPDVVPGCSLTQADDVVVPECLETQVEEEEPDVVPGCSLTQEDDVVVPECLETQVEDVAPECSQTQWEEEEPDVFPKCSETLTEEDGSDVFPKCSQKHCNEEEPVVFPECSTECTGMAEGIKIFADEQTVQRSEHVCYEGRLGSNHVENRLDQEAEGPLTSNVPDIRKREQDTQDDNLAQNNTPYDDIKGDAIEENLILLQEEQPTGEVVEPCQDFEQDDLSDCLQVEMAIVSSDSDPDEQWRSNVCLNDQKLRLHLQDPVKREITVEEKKSPEPGCGAENKTDGPDVLSCPSKRQESVAKVSENEVELSQTLNVSLSPSPSTSSEVEKKLPEDYCVIQPMNSELVSTEHVDFKLARKQWLKMEEQTKGQVHQPSVHQGTYQGGHSFMYRPVRSIERSKKDPDAESLAVGDYQHTQFSPCSEDSGLDDTSYKSAYDDSETPIEREIRQAMEREENLRRERGILKPSIHKTTLLQPSKFEKTLCREVEEKRRMFDTHEDRRRSPKSPGTKTPTFSVSASASPKGPTYHEMTANNVIILEPDSYPASPRHRTRGPLLSPGTGRFSEWPPETANVIILETSNLIIRSASEFCLSSACRETQESTFQNNPFFKLRSHSTHSLVDQEIKLVRERDEELRRQRAQLYSREKYDTVLVSPNLMENLNFDRAGEVPVKCKSSPSSPSKNRRMDRATLSCDNKFPVTLCAGKRRQNARAQRWEAGLFANHEPE; encoded by the exons ATGCCTTATTCCAGCCTCGTAATCGCCTGGCTCCGCGTCCTGCCCCTGCTTTTATTCCAATTATGTGCGCGCTGTGGTAAGTTGGAGATGATCTCCGTCTGGCTGCTCGTGTTGAAGCTGCTG AGAGCAACAACAGGCTTAAGAAGAGTTAATGAGAATGAAGAAGATGAAGGTAGCAGCAGCCCACTAGTTCAGAAACCAGCAGAGCAAGATAACCTTTCCAAGtcagtcaccatggagaccaACTCACTTGCAGAAAGGCCCAACATAATCGACTGCAAAATGGGAGCAGAGGAACCAGAAATTGGTAAAACACAACTCGAAGAGGAGGACACACAGGCAGAAGAGGGGGAACCAGATGTTGTCCCTGGGTGTTCCCACACACAGGTagaagaggaggagccagaTGTTGTCCCTGGGTGTTCAAACACACAGGTagaagaggaggagccagaTGTTGTCCCTGGGTGTTCAAACACACAGGAAGATGATGTTGTTGTTCCTGAGTGCCTGGAAATTcaggtggaagaggaggagccagaTGTTGTGCCTGGGTGTTCCCTCACACAGGTagaagaggaggagccagaTGTTGTCCCTGGGTGTTCAAACACACAGGTagaagaggaggagccagaTGTTGTCCCTGGGTGTTCAAACACACAGGAAGATGATGTTGTTGTTCCTGAGTGCCTGGAAATTcaggtggaagaggaggagccagaTGTTGTGCCTGGGTGTTCCCTCACACAGGAAGATGATGTTGTTGTTCCTGAGTGCCTGGAAACTcaggtggaagaggaggagccagaTGTTGTCCCTGGGTGTTCAAACACACAGGTagaagaggaggagccagaTGTTGTCCCTGGGTGTTCAAACACACAG gtggaagaggaggagccagaTGTTGTGCCTGGGTGTTCCCTCACACAGGAAGATGATGTTGTTGTTCCTGAGTGCCTGGAAACTcaggtggaagaggaggagccagaTGTTGTGCCTGGGTGTTCCCTCACACAGGCAGATGATGTTGTTGTTCCTGAGTGCCTGGAAACTcaggtggaagaggaggagccagaTGTTGTGCCTGGGTGTTCCCTCACACAGGAAGATGATGTTGTTGTTCCTGAGTGCCTGGAAACTCAGGTGGAAGATGTTGCTCCTGAGTGTTCCCAAACACAATGGGAGGAGGAAGAACCAGATGTTTTTCCTAAATGTTCTGAAACACTCACAGAAGAGGATGGATCAGATGTGTTTCCTAAATGTTCCCAAAAACATTGTAATGAGGAGGAACCAGTTGTTTTTCCAGAATGTTCCACTGAATGCACAGGGATGGCAGAAGGCATAAAAATATTTGCTGATGAGCAAACTGTTCAGAGGTCTGAACATGTTTGTTATGAAGGAAGACTGGGTAGTAATCATGTGGAGAATAGGCTGGACCAGGAGGCTGAAGGACCCTTGACTTCAAATGTTCCTGACATCAGGAAAAGGGAACAAGACACTCAGGATGATAATCTGGCACAGAATAATACTCCCTACGATGACATCAAGGGTGATGCTATTGAGGAAAACCTGATATTACTACAAGAAGAACAACCTACTGGGGAGGTGGTAGAACCCTGTCAGGACTTTGAACAAGATGACTTGAGTGACTGCCTGCAGGTAGAGATGGCCATAGTCTCCTCGGACAGCGACCCTGATGAGCAGTGGAGGTCAAATGTATGTTTGAATGACCAGAAGCTCCGCCTACATCTGCAGGACCCTGTTAAAAGGGAAATAACAGtagaggagaaaaaaagtccTGAGCCAGGATGTGGAGCAGAAAACAAAACGGATGGCCCTGATGTCCTGAGTTGTCCCAGCAAGAGACAGGAGAGTGTAGCTAAGGTCAGTGAAAACGAGGTAGAGCTCAGCCAGACCTTGAATGTCAGTTTATCTCCTTCGCCATCCACAAGCTCCGAGGTTGAGAAGAAGCTGCCAGAAGACTACTGTGTGATCCAGCCGATGAATAGTGAGCTTGTCAGCACCGAGCATGTTGACTTCAAGTTGGCGCGTAAGCAGTGGCTAAAAATGGAGGAACAGACCAAGGGGCAAGTCCACCAGCCCAGTGTCCATCAGGGCACCTATCAGGGAGGCCACAGCTTTATGTACAGACCTGTGCGGAGCATAGAGCGTTCCAAGAAGGACCCAGATGCTGAGAGTTTGGCTGTAGGAGACTATCAGCACACTCAGTTCAGCCCGTGCTCAGAGGACTCTGGTCTGGATGACACAAGCTACAAGTCCGCCTATGACGACTCAGAGACTCCTATTGAGAGGGAGATACGCCAAGCCATGGAACGTGAGGAGAACCTCAGACGGGAGAGGGGAATCTTAAAACCATCCATTCACAAGACAACCTTGCTACAGCCAAGCAAGTTTGAAAAAACACTATGCAGAGAGGTTGAGGAGAAACGGAGGATGTTTGACACACATGAAGACAGACGAAGATCCCCCAAGTCCCCAGGAACGAAGACTCCAACTTTTTCAGTCTCAGCTTCAGCCTCTCCAAAGGGTCCGACGTACCATGAAATGACAGCCAATAATGTCATCATCCTGGAGCCGGACTCCTACCCGGCCAGCCCAAGGCATCGGACCAGAGGGCCTCTGCTTTCCCCAGGGACAGGCAGGTTTAGCGAGTGGCCACCAGAGACGGCTAACGTCATCATCCTTGAGACGTCCAACCTGATCATCCGCAGCGCCTCTGAGTTCTGCCTGAGCTCTGCTTGTCGGGAGACCCAGGAGAGCACGTTCCAGAACAATCCATTCTTCAAGCTGCGTTCCCACAGCACACATTCGCTGGTGGACCAGGAGATCAAGCttgtcagagagagagatgaggagTTGAGAAGGCAGCGGGCTCAGCTCTACTCCAGGGAGAAGTATGACACTGTCCTGGTGTCTCCAAACCTCATGGAGAATCTAAACTTTGACAGAGCAG GAGAAGTACCAGTAAAATGTAAGTCTTCTCCGTCATCTCCCTCAAAAAACCGCAGGATGGACCGCGCCACCTTATCCTGTGATAACAAG TTTCCAGTGACTCTTTGTGCCGGGAAACGTCGACAAAATGCAAGGGCCCAGAGGTGGGAGGCGGGGCTTTTTGCCAATCATGAGCCAGAGTGA